From Pusillibacter faecalis, one genomic window encodes:
- a CDS encoding ABC transporter ATP-binding protein: MFHTIKRILDIAGDQKKYIYAGIVCNILKTFSMAMMLMAVYVVISHLDSLTAEVIGQGLGILIASVFGRFLFQWLEDISMSAKGFDIFRDYRLAIGEKMKSAPMGYFSDQRLGTIQTTLTSTVVELEQYSMLFITDITGGVSMSVIIIVMMMFFSPWFSLLSLAGLLVGLYVLGMVQKAAAEHTPKVQEAQEELVTQSLEYIRGIAVLRSFSQTVGQDGAVYQSFHRRQKAALDQEKAALPALRLYILVFKLTGCALMFLSTFLYLQGAISLTYCFLFLVASFILYSEMEVMGDGSFLDKKIATELDRLEAVTNIPSLDRTDKALAPGRFDIELKDVSFSYGGGRKVIDHVSLKIPQGTTCAVVGPSGSGKTTLCSLIARFWDVQEGSVCVGGTDVKDCTADSLLKNLSMVFQNVYLFHDSIENNIKFGNPNATHEQVVEAARRAQCHDFIMALPDGYHTMVGEGGSTLSGGEKQRVSIARAILKDAPIVILDEATSSVDPENEHLLLAAIRELTAGKTLISIAHRLSTVRDADQIVVVDQGRIVQQGTHDALMAQDGLYRRFVQVREQAEGWRLE, from the coding sequence ATGTTCCATACCATCAAACGGATTCTGGATATTGCCGGAGACCAGAAAAAATACATCTATGCGGGCATTGTCTGCAACATCCTGAAAACCTTTTCCATGGCCATGATGCTCATGGCGGTCTATGTGGTGATCTCCCATCTGGACAGCCTCACCGCCGAGGTGATCGGACAGGGCCTCGGCATCCTGATCGCCAGCGTGTTCGGCCGCTTCCTGTTCCAGTGGCTGGAGGACATCTCCATGAGCGCCAAGGGCTTCGACATCTTCCGGGACTACCGGCTGGCTATCGGCGAGAAGATGAAAAGCGCCCCTATGGGTTACTTCTCCGACCAGCGCCTGGGCACCATCCAGACCACCCTTACCTCCACGGTGGTGGAGCTGGAGCAGTATTCCATGCTGTTTATCACGGACATCACCGGCGGCGTGTCCATGTCGGTCATCATCATTGTAATGATGATGTTTTTCAGCCCCTGGTTCTCCCTGCTGTCCCTGGCGGGCCTGCTGGTGGGCCTCTATGTGCTGGGAATGGTGCAGAAAGCCGCGGCGGAGCACACCCCAAAGGTGCAGGAGGCGCAGGAGGAGCTGGTCACCCAGTCGCTGGAGTACATCCGGGGCATCGCGGTGCTGCGCTCCTTCTCCCAGACGGTGGGGCAGGACGGCGCGGTGTACCAGTCCTTCCACCGGCGGCAGAAGGCGGCGCTGGATCAGGAGAAGGCAGCCCTGCCCGCCCTGCGGCTCTATATTCTGGTGTTCAAGCTCACCGGCTGCGCCCTCATGTTCCTGTCCACCTTCCTCTACCTGCAGGGGGCCATCTCCCTGACCTACTGCTTTTTGTTCCTGGTGGCGTCCTTTATCCTCTACTCCGAGATGGAGGTCATGGGGGACGGCTCCTTCCTGGACAAGAAGATCGCCACCGAGCTGGACCGGCTGGAGGCGGTGACCAACATCCCCTCCCTGGACCGGACGGACAAGGCCCTCGCTCCCGGCCGCTTCGACATCGAGCTGAAGGATGTATCCTTCTCCTATGGAGGAGGCCGGAAGGTCATCGACCATGTTTCTCTCAAAATCCCCCAGGGGACTACCTGCGCCGTGGTGGGACCGTCCGGCTCTGGAAAGACCACCTTATGCAGCCTGATCGCCCGTTTTTGGGATGTGCAGGAGGGAAGTGTCTGCGTGGGCGGCACGGATGTGAAGGACTGCACCGCCGACAGCCTGCTGAAAAACCTCTCCATGGTCTTCCAAAATGTGTATCTCTTCCACGACTCCATTGAGAACAACATCAAATTCGGCAATCCCAACGCCACTCACGAGCAGGTGGTGGAGGCGGCCAGGCGCGCCCAATGCCACGACTTCATCATGGCGCTGCCCGACGGCTATCATACGATGGTGGGAGAGGGCGGCTCCACCCTCTCCGGCGGCGAGAAGCAGCGGGTCTCCATTGCCCGCGCCATTCTGAAGGACGCCCCCATCGTGATTCTGGATGAGGCGACTTCCAGTGTGGACCCGGAGAACGAGCATCTGCTTTTGGCCGCCATCCGGGAGCTGACGGCGGGCAAAACGCTCATTTCCATCGCCCACCGGCTCTCCACCGTCCGGGACGCGGATCAGATCGTGGTGGTGGACCAGGGACGGATCGTTCAGCAGGGGACTCACGATGCGCTGATGGCTCAGGACGGCCTCTACCGCCGGTTTGTTCAGGTCCGGGAGCAGGCCGAGGGCTGGCGGCTGGAATAA
- a CDS encoding ABC transporter ATP-binding protein, protein MKTKRENPLKVLFSFSGEARGKMTGSVILAFIGEMFGMAPYFVVTLLAKELYEGTATVERAAVMAVTAAVCMCLRAWLTGLSSMRSHTVSFTILKNIRCALADKMAKVPMGVMLETPSGTFKTLMVDNVGRLEDIIAHMVPELPSNLAGPVFSIILVFVLDWRMGLAAFITVPLSLVFAVCMMRGYKEKMAVYLRSGNEMNAALVEYVGGIQVIKAFGQGSKSFGEFSRSVNFFHDSTLAWWRQSWFWMAGFKAVLPSTLLGTLPVGAWLYMQGTLELPLFLACIIIPFGFMAGLIKFGFALGQLSYMAPNLDPIQDFLATPEQRRPEKPVKLGERSFRFDRVCFSYDGKKEVLHDVNFTARTGQITAIVGPSGSGKSTIAKLMAGFWDATGGTVSFGGQDIQNIPFDQLMGEISYVAQDNFLFDRSIRENIRMGDPSATDAEVEAAARAANCHDFIMNLEQGYDTLAGDAGDRLSGGERQRITIARAMLKKASVIILDEATAFADPESEAQIQQAISRLVRGKTLIVVAHRLNTIQNADQILVIDQGRLAACGRQEELLNTCPLYRTMWEQYQSTAAFAGKEAN, encoded by the coding sequence ATGAAAACAAAACGGGAAAATCCCCTGAAAGTCCTCTTTTCCTTCTCTGGAGAGGCCAGGGGAAAAATGACTGGCTCGGTGATCCTGGCCTTTATCGGAGAGATGTTCGGCATGGCCCCCTATTTTGTGGTGACCCTGCTGGCGAAGGAGCTGTATGAGGGCACTGCCACGGTGGAACGGGCGGCGGTCATGGCGGTGACGGCGGCGGTGTGCATGTGCCTGCGGGCGTGGCTTACCGGCCTGTCCTCCATGCGCAGCCATACAGTTTCCTTCACCATCCTGAAGAACATCCGGTGCGCTCTGGCGGATAAAATGGCGAAGGTCCCCATGGGCGTCATGCTGGAGACCCCCTCCGGCACCTTCAAGACTTTGATGGTGGACAATGTGGGGCGGCTGGAGGACATCATCGCCCACATGGTGCCGGAGCTGCCCTCCAACCTGGCCGGGCCGGTTTTCAGCATCATCCTGGTGTTCGTTCTGGACTGGCGGATGGGGCTGGCCGCCTTCATTACCGTCCCCCTGAGCCTGGTGTTCGCCGTGTGCATGATGCGGGGGTACAAGGAGAAGATGGCCGTCTACCTGCGCTCGGGCAACGAGATGAATGCCGCCCTGGTGGAGTATGTGGGCGGCATCCAGGTCATCAAGGCGTTCGGGCAGGGGAGCAAGAGCTTCGGGGAGTTCTCCCGGTCGGTAAACTTTTTCCACGACAGCACCCTGGCCTGGTGGCGGCAGAGCTGGTTCTGGATGGCGGGCTTCAAGGCGGTGCTCCCCTCCACTTTACTGGGCACGCTGCCCGTGGGAGCGTGGCTCTATATGCAGGGCACGCTGGAGCTGCCCCTGTTCCTGGCCTGCATCATCATCCCCTTCGGCTTTATGGCCGGGCTCATCAAATTCGGCTTTGCCCTGGGGCAGCTTTCCTACATGGCTCCCAACCTGGACCCCATTCAGGACTTTCTCGCCACGCCGGAGCAGCGCCGGCCTGAAAAGCCGGTGAAGCTGGGAGAGCGTTCCTTCCGTTTTGACCGGGTGTGCTTCTCCTATGATGGGAAGAAGGAGGTCCTCCACGATGTGAACTTTACCGCCCGCACCGGGCAGATCACCGCCATTGTGGGGCCCTCCGGCTCCGGAAAATCCACCATTGCCAAGCTGATGGCCGGCTTCTGGGACGCCACAGGCGGGACGGTCTCCTTCGGCGGGCAGGACATCCAAAATATTCCCTTTGACCAGCTCATGGGGGAGATCAGCTATGTGGCCCAGGACAACTTCCTCTTTGACAGGTCCATCCGGGAGAATATCCGCATGGGTGATCCCAGTGCCACCGACGCGGAGGTGGAAGCTGCGGCCAGGGCCGCCAACTGCCATGACTTTATCATGAATCTGGAGCAGGGGTACGATACCCTGGCCGGAGACGCCGGGGACCGGCTCTCCGGCGGAGAGCGCCAGCGCATTACCATCGCCCGGGCCATGCTCAAAAAGGCGTCCGTCATCATCCTGGACGAGGCAACCGCCTTCGCTGACCCCGAGAGCGAGGCGCAGATCCAACAGGCCATCTCCCGCCTGGTGCGGGGCAAGACCCTGATCGTGGTGGCCCACCGGCTGAACACCATCCAGAACGCGGATCAAATTCTGGTGATCGACCAGGGGCGGCTTGCCGCCTGCGGCCGGCAGGAGGAGCTGCTTAACACCTGCCCCCTGTACCGGACCATGTGGGAGCAGTATCAAAGCACGGCAGCTTTTGCCGGAAAGGAGGCCAACTGA
- a CDS encoding MptD family putative ECF transporter S component: protein MKRVWTARSLAAVLGGSLLYFLITVLVMMCGSFSPLFWVFLPAITAAASGWLYLYLAARTPRFGVPVLMNLVVLLLFLAAGELSGWMAVTLAAGAVLAELVRRLGGYESLRAARWSFLPLAFSSSGSPLYIWIDPARTAASAAEEMSPAYAAAVEGLATPGMLVLMLAAIIVGAAIGAWLGSPLWKRGQARIHIRKA from the coding sequence ATGAAGCGTGTATGGACGGCCAGGAGCCTTGCTGCCGTGCTCGGCGGGTCCCTGCTCTATTTCCTGATCACGGTGCTGGTGATGATGTGTGGGTCATTTTCCCCCTTGTTCTGGGTCTTTCTCCCGGCCATCACCGCCGCCGCATCGGGGTGGCTGTATCTGTATCTGGCGGCCCGAACGCCCCGGTTTGGGGTACCGGTACTCATGAACTTAGTGGTGCTTCTGCTGTTCCTGGCGGCGGGTGAGCTGTCCGGCTGGATGGCGGTGACGCTGGCGGCCGGAGCGGTGCTGGCGGAGCTGGTGCGGCGGCTGGGCGGGTATGAGAGCCTGCGGGCCGCCCGCTGGAGCTTTCTCCCGCTGGCCTTCAGCTCCAGCGGGAGTCCACTCTACATTTGGATCGACCCGGCCCGGACGGCAGCCAGCGCCGCGGAAGAGATGTCCCCAGCCTATGCCGCGGCGGTGGAGGGGCTTGCCACGCCGGGGATGCTGGTCCTGATGCTGGCGGCCATCATCGTGGGAGCCGCCATCGGCGCATGGCTTGGGAGCCCGCTTTGGAAACGCGGTCAGGCCCGAATCCATATCAGAAAAGCATGA
- a CDS encoding TetR/AcrR family transcriptional regulator: MPKDKTETHERIIPAAMKIFLEKGFEKATMREIAEEAGITAAGLYRHFVDKEAMFAALVEPVLSELQKWCERTRQVDYDFLEQGDLDAMWDSGNDLGLVVEQIYSHFNEFKLLLCCSAGTKYAWFLHDIVVMEQQETLAYMEEAKKHGVPVKEVDPKELHLLMTAYTNALFEVVVHDFTKEEALHYLDTMHQFFIPGWRAILGL; this comes from the coding sequence ATGCCGAAGGACAAGACGGAAACCCACGAACGGATCATACCGGCCGCCATGAAGATCTTTCTGGAAAAAGGCTTTGAAAAGGCCACCATGCGGGAGATCGCGGAGGAGGCGGGCATCACCGCCGCCGGACTGTACCGCCACTTTGTAGACAAGGAGGCCATGTTCGCCGCCCTGGTGGAGCCGGTACTCTCTGAACTTCAGAAGTGGTGTGAGCGGACGCGGCAGGTGGACTATGACTTTCTGGAGCAGGGCGACCTGGATGCCATGTGGGATTCAGGCAATGATTTGGGCCTGGTGGTGGAACAGATCTATTCCCATTTCAACGAGTTCAAGCTGCTGCTTTGCTGTTCTGCCGGGACCAAGTACGCCTGGTTTCTCCACGATATTGTGGTTATGGAGCAGCAGGAGACGCTGGCCTACATGGAGGAAGCGAAGAAGCATGGCGTCCCGGTAAAAGAAGTGGACCCCAAAGAACTCCATCTGCTTATGACCGCCTATACCAACGCCCTCTTTGAAGTGGTAGTCCATGACTTCACCAAGGAGGAGGCCCTGCACTACCTGGATACGATGCACCAGTTCTTCATTCCCGGCTGGCGGGCCATCCTGGGGCTTTGA
- a CDS encoding metal-dependent transcriptional regulator: MEKKRSATASGEDYLEAVLVLQKEKGMVRSVDVARHMGVSKPSVCHAVVTLKKGGFLTMDEDLFLRLTDIGREVAEQTYEKHCFFTHLLMEAGVEPEIAEQEACRIEHVISEDSFQKLANLYQRRPSNARSIEDEGEI; encoded by the coding sequence ATGGAGAAAAAAAGATCTGCCACAGCGTCTGGAGAGGACTATTTGGAGGCTGTATTGGTGCTCCAAAAAGAAAAAGGTATGGTGCGCTCTGTGGATGTGGCCCGGCATATGGGAGTCTCCAAACCCAGCGTATGCCATGCGGTAGTTACCTTGAAAAAGGGCGGTTTTCTCACTATGGATGAGGACCTCTTTCTCCGCTTGACCGATATAGGCCGAGAGGTAGCAGAGCAGACCTATGAAAAGCACTGCTTCTTCACCCATCTGCTGATGGAGGCTGGCGTGGAGCCAGAAATAGCGGAACAGGAAGCTTGCCGAATAGAGCATGTGATCAGCGAGGACAGTTTTCAGAAATTGGCCAACCTGTATCAGAGGAGACCTTCAAATGCAAGGTCAATAGAGGACGAGGGGGAAATTTGA
- a CDS encoding ABC transporter ATP-binding protein translates to MISLGNVTFQYAGCEEGVRNIDLTIRDGECVVLTGPSGGGKTTLTRLINGLAPAYYPGKLTGSLRLDETELTTMPSWRIGQEIGSVFQDPKSQFFSSELAGEVAFACENCGMSTEEIRRRTDEAIVALGLERLRERPLDVLSSGEKQRTAIASVYALRPRVYVCDEPTANLDNEGTTQLAEILRKLKTEGNTLVIAEHRLAWLQGITDRYIYISDGAIQWEKTAAQMQALTWEERQTYGLREITEGKWTPPVPVKPEQNPMLSALRLSCRRKKNWIFSELNFSLYSGQITALNGKNGAGKTSLAMVLTGLWKQSSGEIQIEGKRLAAGKRRRAVWYNSNDTGTQFFTNSVTEELLLYSDYAPERLERARTLLKKLGLYAYKDTHPAALSGGQKQRLSIACGILSDRGILIFDEPTSGLDGGNMGIVADVFRTEAEAGKTILVITHDRELMHRCCDDVVTLA, encoded by the coding sequence ATGATAAGTCTGGGGAATGTGACCTTTCAATATGCGGGCTGCGAGGAGGGGGTAAGGAATATAGACCTCACCATCCGCGACGGGGAATGTGTTGTATTGACCGGTCCCTCCGGTGGAGGAAAGACAACGCTGACCAGACTGATCAACGGCCTTGCTCCCGCCTATTATCCGGGGAAGCTGACCGGAAGCCTCCGGCTTGATGAAACAGAGCTCACCACAATGCCAAGCTGGCGCATAGGGCAGGAAATAGGAAGCGTGTTTCAGGACCCGAAAAGCCAGTTTTTCTCCTCAGAACTGGCGGGAGAGGTTGCCTTTGCCTGCGAGAACTGCGGTATGTCCACGGAAGAAATACGGCGGCGCACCGATGAAGCCATTGTTGCGCTTGGACTGGAACGGCTGCGGGAGCGGCCACTGGACGTTCTGTCCAGCGGGGAGAAGCAGCGGACGGCGATTGCGTCTGTTTACGCCTTGCGGCCTCGCGTTTATGTCTGCGACGAGCCCACGGCGAATTTAGACAATGAGGGGACTACACAGCTTGCGGAAATCCTGAGGAAGTTGAAGACGGAGGGCAATACGCTCGTGATTGCTGAACATCGTCTGGCTTGGCTTCAGGGGATTACCGACCGATATATCTACATTTCCGATGGTGCGATCCAGTGGGAAAAGACTGCGGCGCAGATGCAGGCGCTTACCTGGGAAGAACGCCAAACCTATGGGTTGCGGGAGATCACCGAAGGAAAGTGGACACCGCCTGTACCTGTAAAACCGGAGCAGAATCCTATGCTCTCGGCGCTCCGCCTGTCCTGCAGGCGGAAGAAAAACTGGATTTTTTCAGAGCTGAATTTTTCACTGTACAGCGGACAAATCACTGCTTTGAATGGGAAAAATGGCGCAGGGAAGACCAGCTTGGCCATGGTGCTGACGGGACTTTGGAAACAGAGCTCTGGAGAAATCCAAATCGAGGGGAAACGCCTTGCGGCAGGAAAGCGCCGCAGAGCCGTATGGTACAACTCCAACGATACGGGCACGCAATTTTTTACAAACAGCGTCACGGAAGAACTGCTGCTTTATTCAGACTACGCTCCGGAACGGCTGGAGCGGGCCAGAACATTGCTGAAAAAGCTGGGCTTGTATGCGTACAAGGACACACACCCAGCCGCTCTTTCCGGCGGGCAGAAACAGCGGCTCTCCATCGCCTGCGGCATTTTGTCGGATCGTGGTATTCTTATCTTCGATGAGCCAACCAGCGGGCTTGATGGCGGCAATATGGGGATTGTCGCAGATGTGTTCCGTACAGAAGCGGAAGCCGGAAAAACAATTCTTGTGATTACCCATGACAGGGAACTGATGCACCGTTGCTGCGATGATGTCGTTACGCTTGCATAG
- a CDS encoding energy-coupling factor transporter transmembrane component T family protein encodes MRRSHLAVLTKLWALLCVTVGVSLTSNAVLTCTLTLLGFTYLGFQRNWRLLRSFGVFYLLLAVLLYLIRFHGFHMAIFSEFYVLMLWNLSPVFLAAWDLITTPPGELAAFFSRIHMPTPVILGLLVVFRFFPTMRSEVKSVGRSMRNRGLTAPAQLVRHPAVSCEYVLVPLLLRCLQIADQLAVSAVARGAEYPGKRGSYYGKRLGAPDYIWSGVWTAATTVFLAVGGVRI; translated from the coding sequence ATGCGGCGCAGCCACCTTGCCGTCCTGACGAAATTATGGGCGCTACTCTGTGTGACTGTTGGAGTATCTCTGACCTCCAACGCTGTACTGACCTGTACCTTGACCCTGCTCGGTTTTACATACCTGGGGTTTCAGCGAAATTGGCGGCTTCTGCGTTCTTTTGGGGTGTTTTATCTCCTGTTGGCAGTTCTCTTGTATCTAATTCGTTTCCACGGATTCCATATGGCGATCTTCTCGGAATTCTATGTGCTGATGCTCTGGAACCTGTCTCCGGTTTTCCTTGCGGCCTGGGATCTCATTACCACGCCCCCCGGTGAGCTCGCGGCGTTTTTCTCCCGCATTCATATGCCCACGCCTGTGATCCTTGGACTCTTAGTCGTATTCCGTTTTTTTCCTACCATGAGGAGTGAAGTAAAAAGCGTGGGGCGCTCCATGCGCAACCGTGGGCTGACGGCTCCGGCGCAGCTTGTACGCCATCCGGCGGTATCCTGTGAGTATGTGCTTGTCCCCCTACTTTTGCGATGCCTGCAGATTGCCGACCAGTTGGCGGTTTCTGCCGTGGCCAGGGGCGCGGAGTATCCGGGCAAGCGGGGCAGTTATTATGGGAAAAGACTCGGAGCGCCCGACTATATTTGGTCTGGCGTTTGGACGGCCGCAACCACCGTGTTTCTCGCTGTAGGGGGTGTTCGCATATGA
- a CDS encoding MptD family putative ECF transporter S component yields the protein MKQANKWTVKDVITTVLLTVLLIVIQMVVNMVCMVNDFVSMVLSVGFTMLLCAPVYFLMVSRIHKRFVSLIYMTILGCVFLIMGNWYLLPYYIVVGLICEAILWKNGWESKGKMTAAWTISSLLYNGVNLLPIWFFWDTYEAFALSSGMEQSYIDSFVRYYTSAGWLAAIILFTVICGFLGSMIGGKLIQKHFKKAGVL from the coding sequence ATGAAACAGGCAAATAAATGGACGGTCAAGGATGTAATCACAACGGTGCTGCTGACCGTACTGCTCATTGTCATCCAGATGGTCGTCAACATGGTCTGCATGGTAAATGATTTCGTCAGCATGGTACTGTCGGTGGGCTTCACAATGCTGCTCTGCGCACCGGTTTATTTCCTGATGGTCAGCCGGATCCATAAGCGTTTTGTTTCCTTGATCTACATGACGATCCTAGGCTGCGTATTCCTAATCATGGGCAACTGGTATCTGCTGCCCTATTACATCGTCGTCGGCCTCATCTGCGAGGCGATCCTTTGGAAAAACGGCTGGGAGTCGAAGGGGAAAATGACGGCTGCATGGACGATCTCAAGCCTTCTGTACAATGGAGTCAATCTTCTGCCCATCTGGTTCTTCTGGGACACTTATGAAGCCTTCGCCCTCTCCAGCGGCATGGAGCAAAGTTACATTGATTCCTTTGTCCGCTATTACACCTCAGCGGGATGGCTTGCGGCGATCATTCTCTTCACGGTTATCTGCGGCTTCCTCGGCAGTATGATTGGCGGCAAATTGATTCAGAAGCACTTCAAAAAGGCGGGCGTACTCTGA
- a CDS encoding L-2-amino-thiazoline-4-carboxylic acid hydrolase, with protein MDDKSIEKLLKKSKLASAYAMLPSPELRRAIAIEYGRLLGENDLSDPMLAGHLRTSILPAVAFHRCLQEYGYTQSASLMAIRAAVLKTAKPMANIFQGMGRLPFFFSIFRIMCSISTKHSFGPKGWVFEWKRNDAYAIEWDCRSCLYVDVFRRYSVPELAPIFCESDDVMYGNIPGVRWGRDQTIGGGDKVCNFCFYNEKKEGLQNETGK; from the coding sequence ATGGATGACAAAAGTATAGAAAAGTTGCTGAAGAAAAGCAAACTGGCCTCAGCGTATGCGATGCTTCCTTCTCCAGAACTGAGGAGGGCGATTGCTATAGAGTATGGGAGGCTGTTAGGAGAAAACGATCTGTCTGATCCAATGCTGGCCGGGCATCTCAGGACTTCCATTCTTCCGGCCGTTGCATTCCACCGCTGTCTGCAAGAATATGGATATACCCAATCTGCCTCCCTCATGGCAATTCGTGCTGCGGTATTGAAAACTGCCAAACCCATGGCAAATATTTTTCAGGGGATGGGAAGACTGCCTTTCTTTTTCTCAATTTTCCGTATCATGTGCTCTATTTCCACGAAACACAGCTTTGGCCCGAAAGGATGGGTATTTGAGTGGAAACGGAATGATGCGTATGCAATCGAATGGGACTGCCGCTCCTGCCTGTATGTCGATGTGTTTCGCCGATACAGTGTGCCGGAGCTGGCACCCATTTTCTGCGAAAGTGATGATGTAATGTATGGGAACATCCCCGGTGTTCGATGGGGCAGGGACCAGACCATCGGCGGAGGAGATAAGGTATGCAATTTCTGCTTTTATAACGAGAAAAAGGAGGGCCTTCAAAATGAAACAGGCAAATAA
- a CDS encoding TetR/AcrR family transcriptional regulator — translation MTKYTETQRKILEVGKEEFLAKGFKDASLRGIVKAAGFTQGAFYGYYPDKAALFDALVSEAADTLMEQFKAAQRAHYDLITEEKTAQSQELSTDYLNYFINYIYDNFDAFKLVICCSEGTRYSNYVHELVELEVSQTEKYYQQLRQLGKVEGVVNHDLHHMITSAYFTAVFETVVHDMSREQAIGYVNELAVFFNCGWSGLLRLK, via the coding sequence ATGACTAAGTACACAGAAACACAACGCAAAATCCTTGAAGTAGGAAAAGAAGAATTTTTAGCGAAAGGCTTCAAAGATGCCTCTCTTCGTGGAATTGTCAAGGCGGCCGGTTTTACCCAAGGTGCATTTTACGGCTACTATCCAGACAAGGCGGCTCTCTTTGATGCGTTGGTGTCCGAGGCCGCAGATACGCTGATGGAACAGTTCAAGGCGGCCCAGCGGGCGCATTATGATCTGATTACAGAGGAAAAAACAGCGCAGAGCCAGGAACTGTCGACCGATTATCTGAATTATTTTATCAATTACATTTATGACAATTTCGATGCATTCAAACTGGTGATATGCTGTTCTGAAGGGACTCGATACAGCAACTATGTACATGAACTTGTGGAACTTGAAGTTTCCCAGACGGAAAAGTATTATCAGCAGCTCCGGCAGCTCGGCAAGGTAGAAGGCGTAGTCAATCACGATCTGCATCACATGATTACCAGTGCCTATTTTACGGCTGTTTTTGAAACAGTCGTCCACGACATGAGCCGGGAACAGGCAATAGGGTATGTCAATGAACTGGCAGTCTTTTTTAACTGTGGCTGGAGCGGCCTGTTAAGGCTCAAATGA